A DNA window from Trypanosoma brucei brucei TREU927 chromosome 11 chr11_scaffold01 genomic scaffold, whole genome shotgun sequence contains the following coding sequences:
- a CDS encoding protein kinase, putative (curated by M. Parsons, P. Ward, J. Mottram) yields MASYIASNVNSSTIAKGMSGDTAGFYGSSTTAMVPPPVVIASKTNHPKNQQYQSTFQADERGITHPRRSASKRDRDNGIEQPSAIDQSATAANNSADSAVTPKSAHGVTSYASNKKKKVTYALPNQSREEGHFYVVLGEDIDASTGRFKILSLLGEGTFGKVVEAWDRKRKEYCAVKIVRNVPKYTRDAKIEIQFMERVRLSDVEDRFPLMKIQRYFQNETGHMCIVMPKYGPCLLDWIMKHGPFNHRHLAQIIFQVGAALDYFHTELHLMHTDLKPENILMESGDTSVDPMTHRALPPEPCRVRICDLGGCCDERHSRTAIVSTRHYRSPEVVLSLGWMYSTDLWSMGCIIYELYTGKLLYDTHDNLEHLHLMEKTLGRLPADWSVRCGTQEARDLFTAAGTLQPCKDPKHIARIARARPVREVITEPLLCDLILNLLHYDRQRRLNARQMMSHAYVHKYFPECRQHPNHVDNRSKLPPTPVM; encoded by the coding sequence ATGGCTTCATACATAGCGTCAAACGTTAACTCATCCACCATTGCCAAGGGCATGAGCGGAGACACTGCGGGTTTCTacggcagcagcacaacCGCAATGGTGCCGCCTCCAGTAGTGATTGCGTCCAAGACAAATCATCCAAAGAATCAGCAATATCAATCTACATTTCAGGCAGACGAAAGAGGAATCACACACCCCAGACGTTCAGCCAGCAAACGCGACAGAGACAACGGAATCGAACAACCCTCAGCAATAGACCAGTCCGCCACTGCAGCAAATAACAGTGCAGATTCTGCGGTCACACCCAAGTCGGCGCACGGCGTCACGTCATATGCATctaataagaaaaagaaggtgacgTATGCCCTGCCAAATCAGAGTCGTGAGGAGGGTCACTTCTACGTTGTGTTGGGAGAAGATATCGATGCATCAACGGGTCGCTTTAAAATACTATCGCTGCTCGGTGAGGGTACATTCGGGAAAGTTGTGGAGGCATGGGACCGGAAGCGGAAAGAGTATTGTGCGGTAAAAATAGTACGTAATGTGCCAAAATACACTCGCGATGCGAAAATTGAAATTCAGTTCATGGAACGTGTTCGACTCTCCGATGTGGAGGACCGTTTCCCTTTAATGAAAATCCAGCGTTACTTCCAGAATGAAACGGGTCATATGTGTATTGTGATGCCCAAGTACGGACCATGCTTATTAGATTGGATAATGAAACATGGTCCTTTCAATCATCGCCATTTGGCACAGATTATCTTCCAAGTTGGTGCGGCACTGGATTACTTCCACACGGAACTTCATCTCATGCATACGGACCTGAAGCCGGAGAATATTCTAATGGAATCTGGTGATACTTCGGTAGACCCAATGACACACAGAGCGTTACCCCCTGAACCATGCCGTGTGCGCATTTGTGATCTCGGCGGTTGTTGTGACGAGCGCCATAGCCGCACAGCAATTGTGTCAACACGTCACTACCGCAGTCCTGAAGTTGTGTTGAGCCTTGGATGGATGTATTCAACAGATCTGTGGTCGATGGGATGTATCATTTATGAACTTTATACTGGGAAACTGTTGTATGATACTCATGACAATTTGGAGCACCTGCACTTAATGGAGAAGACGCTTGGACGCCTTCCTGCCGACTGGTCTGTGCGGTGTGGCACGCAAGAGGCTCGTGACCTCTTTACTGCTGCAGGTACATTACAACCATGCAAAGATCCCAAACATATCGCTCGCATTGCACGTGCCCGCCCCGTGCGGGAAGTTATTACTGAACCACTTTTGTGTGACCTCATTCTAAACTTGCTGCATTATGACCGTCAGAGGCGTCTGAATGCTCGACAAATGATGAGTCACGCGTATGTGCATAAATACTTTCCCGAGTGCCGCCAGCATCCCAACCACGTGGACAACCGCTCTAAACTCCCCCCAACACCTGTCATGTAA
- a CDS encoding tyrosine phosphatase, putative encodes MPRPLRELLERKQAIEVIPGVLYFTSVSERLHDIEAELNNSPTPQEDTCNVNSAMKAPNFGDFAFAAPPSLHSESVPSAAIQGANVIGEDLQVKIPHGFRGSVANNAAFQRRLRERLGEGGGCYGVLEDDAFYFTLGNGPRFQYQPFFADFGPLGLDCVTALSRYLKSLLELCASFRSDDSDSNQEMKASQNNVFDFVHFNTNESLSGGLLWGGISEHVIPVVFCSGLGNHERANAACLLACFCVAGLRWSAAETWRIFQEAFPPIISFRDASYGVSTFPLSLSDILGGLQRAVELGWYDPNTFDLQEYDRLRIYDCCWIIPKALLTFSSPVSGDPNRDPVMYAKLFQELRVAGVVRLNEPLYDRHAFLSRGIQHEDLEFPDGTAPNDAIINRFMEVVDPILSVQPPATHSDARKRATKERETSDSVDLHPKGREDVRFRGRLKSDSRGGAVAVHCHAGLGRTGTIACTYIIRRYGFTARGAVGWTRLCRPGSVMGAQHMFLEKFERRLLRPVKSLDFLHAQRHLRVVGSGVVSHLSAYSYQTHKLRHTSSMNESVTSLSLSLSGLSGHSTRSPSGQCEPLSLATPAPSANMNRVKRPSRVVIRGRSSQCSTSQGSHVNNNRRSPVAEALRANPIAALRTLVTNSGRSHNSTDLDREEVRRLPDGGCGDSLGTTTVSGVPLHSSLQSRRPRGRTSCVTPPRVQALVNESRRHLNARLSVLSVGNEGKGTSPDERYDLAPEVKCCLPTAVGPKGENLLAVNATALGFFAATGCTNGGANPFTPRVCHTSPREARALPSAQFQKGAADPGWGGRVVFLQP; translated from the coding sequence ATGCCGAGGCCACTCCGAGAACTGTTGGAGCGAAAGCAGGCAATAGAGGTTATCCCTGGTGTACTGTACTTCACTTCAGTGAGTGAGCGACTGCATGATATTGAAGCGGAACTTAATAATTCCCCCACCCCGCAGGAGGACACATGTAATGTCAACAGTGCGATGAAGGCGCCTAATTTTGGGGATTTTGCATTCGCGGCACCGCCTTCATTGCATTCGGAAAGTGTCCCCAGCGCGGCAATTCAAGGGGCGAACGTGATTGGGGAAGATCTTCAAGTGAAAATTCCTCACGGTTTCCGTGGCAGTGTCGCTAACAACGCCGCGTTTCAACGCCGCCTGCGTGAGCGCTTAGGTGAAGGCGGTGGCTGCTACGGGGTTCTGGAGGATGACGCATTTTATTTCACCCTTGGAAACGGACCGAGATTTCAGTACCAACCATTTTTTGCTGATTTCGGGCCCCTAGGACTCGACTGCGTTACTGCACTTTCGAGATACTTGAAATCGCTGTTGGAGTTGTGCGCTTCCTTCAGGTCCGACGACAGTGATTCCAACCAAGAAATGAAGGCTTCACAGAATAATGTATTTGACTTTGTGCACTTCAATACAAATGAGTCGTTAAGCGGTGGCTTACTGTGGGGAGGTATAAGCGAACACGTTATTCCCGTCGTCTTCTGCAGTGGATTAGGCAACCATGAGCGAGCAAATGCCGCGTGCCTCCTTGCTTGCTTTTGTGTGGCTGGACTGCGCTGGAGTGCGGCTGAGACGTGGCGCATCTTTCAGGAGGCGTTTCCGCCGATTATAAGTTTCCGTGATGCAAGCTATGGCGTGTCAACCTTTCCGCTCTCCTTGTCGGACATCCTTGGCGGGCTGCAGCGTGCCGTGGAACTCGGTTGGTATGATCCCAAtacttttgatcttcaggaaTACGACAGGCTGCGCATTTATGACTGCTGTTGGATTATACCGAAAGCCTTGTTAACATTTTCTTCACCAGTAAGCGGGGATCCGAATCGGGACCCCGTGATGTATGCAAAACTGTTTCAGGAACTGAGGGTGGCGGGTGTCGTGCGTCTTAACGAGCCCCTCTACGATCGGCACGCGTTTCTTTCGCGCGGTATTCAGCACGAGGATTTGGAGTTCCCCGATGGAACCGCTCCGAACGATGCGATCATAAATCGATTTATGGAGGTGGTTGATCCCATTCTAAGCGTCCAACCGCCGGCGACGCACTCAGATGCGCGAAAGAGGGCAACAAAGGAGCGGGAAACGTCGGATTCAGTGGACCTTCATCCGAAGGGCAGAGAAGATGTACGTTTTCGTGGGAGGCTGAAAAGCGACAGCCGCGGTGGTGCGGTCGCTGTGCACTGCCATGCTGGTTTGGGTCGAACAGGAACCATAGCATGCACATATATTATTAGGCGTTATGGCTTCACGGCCCGCGGTGCGGTCGGTTGGACAAGGTTGTGTCGTCCGGGGAGTGTAATGGGCGCACAACACATGTTTCTGGAGAAGTTCGAGCGGAGGCTATTGCGTCCCGTTAAATCGCTCGATTTTCTCCATGCTCAACGTCATTTGCGAGTTGTAGGGTCGGGTGTGGTTAGCCATCTTAGCGCTTACTCATACCAAACTCACAAACTGAGGCACACATCGTCCATGAATGAGTCTGTCACATCCTTATCGCTTTCGCTGTCAGGGCTCTCGGGGCACTCCACGCGCTCACCCTCTGGCCAATGTGAGCCCCTTTCCCTCGCAACTCCCGCTCCATCAGCGAACATGAATAGGGTGAAACGCCCTTCACGTGTCGTTATTCGTGGTCGTAGCTCACAGTGTAGCACTTCGCAAGGGTCCCATGTGAATAACAACCGCCGCTCTCCCGTTGCCGAAGCTCTAAGAGCAAACCCCATTGCAGCATTACGAACGCTGGTGACAAATAGCGGCAGAAGTCACAACTCCACAGACTTAGATAGAGAAGAAGTGCGCCGTCTTCCCGACGGCGGTTGTGGTGATTCTCTGGGGACAACTACTGTATCCGGTGTGCCGCTGCATTCATCACTTCAAAGTCGGCGTCCTCGTGGAAGAACCTCGTGTGTAACCCCACCGCGGGTACAAGCACTTGTAAATGAGTCGCGTCGTCACTTGAATGCGCGACTCAGTGTATTATCCGTTGGAAATGAGGGGAAAGGTACGAGCCCGGACGAAAGATATGATTTGGCTCCGGAAGTGAAGTGTTGTCTCCCAACCGCCGTCGGCCCCAAGGGTGAAAACCTCCTCGCAGTAAACGCCACTGCACTCGGGTTCTTCGCTGCAACAGGATGTACAAACGGAGGTGCGAACCCCTTCACACCACGTGTGTGTCACACATCCCCACGCGAGGCACGGGCTCTCCCTTCCGCTCAGTTTCAAAAAGGGGCAGCAGACCCCGGCTGGGGAGGGCGGGTTGTATTCCTCCAACCTTAA